In a single window of the Olivibacter sp. SDN3 genome:
- a CDS encoding DASH family cryptochrome, producing the protein MNKDTILVWFRNDLRVRDNEILWQAIERADKVVPVYIFDPRNFGYLTNGLQKTGVLRAKFILESVSDLRTSLRARGGDLLVTTGHPEELLPDLATQYDVKEVYHHREVAEEETNISTLVEEALWRKRLNLKHFIGHTLYHKEDLPFPIKDIPDAFSTFRKKIERETAIRPSLGVPETITLPDDFVSDDELPSLRDLGFGDAEMALARQSAFTGGESAAIEQLQAVIAEEPCALSEKMGADNGTILSPWIAMGCLSAHTVYHTVKRYEDQRLSKKTASTIIQGLLWRDYFRFMFKKYGNRFFTTNGFSATPINRSPEQTPAFEAWKKGETGNDLVDAAMRQLNEVGFMPHAARALVAHYLVEDLGLSHLLGAAYFEDKLIDYGPSSNYGNWAHIAGAGSSLKDNGIKDVKKMQAAFDPKGDYVKRWLFKQKTPVS; encoded by the coding sequence ATGAATAAAGATACAATCCTTGTTTGGTTCAGAAATGATCTTCGTGTGCGCGATAACGAGATATTGTGGCAAGCGATAGAACGGGCAGACAAGGTGGTTCCTGTATACATATTTGATCCCCGAAATTTTGGTTATTTGACGAATGGTTTGCAAAAGACGGGTGTTTTACGCGCAAAGTTTATCTTGGAAAGTGTGAGTGATCTGCGCACTTCTTTGCGTGCACGTGGAGGCGATTTATTGGTAACTACGGGCCACCCGGAAGAGTTGTTGCCCGATTTAGCCACCCAGTATGACGTTAAGGAGGTGTATCACCACAGGGAAGTGGCAGAAGAGGAAACGAATATTTCTACCCTGGTAGAAGAAGCTCTTTGGCGCAAGAGACTCAACTTGAAGCACTTTATCGGGCATACGCTTTATCATAAAGAAGACCTACCCTTTCCTATTAAAGATATTCCTGATGCTTTTTCGACTTTTCGAAAGAAAATTGAAAGAGAGACGGCTATCCGTCCCAGCTTGGGTGTTCCCGAGACCATTACCCTTCCAGATGATTTTGTATCTGATGATGAATTGCCAAGTCTACGCGACTTGGGGTTTGGTGATGCTGAAATGGCTTTAGCGAGGCAATCTGCCTTCACAGGGGGTGAAAGCGCAGCTATCGAGCAGCTTCAGGCGGTCATTGCTGAAGAACCCTGTGCATTAAGTGAAAAAATGGGTGCAGACAATGGGACGATTTTGTCTCCTTGGATTGCCATGGGGTGTTTGTCGGCCCACACCGTTTATCATACCGTAAAACGCTATGAAGATCAGAGGCTTTCTAAAAAAACGGCATCAACCATTATACAGGGGCTGTTATGGCGCGATTATTTCCGTTTTATGTTTAAAAAATATGGAAATCGGTTTTTTACGACCAATGGCTTTTCAGCAACGCCTATCAATCGATCGCCTGAACAGACACCTGCGTTTGAGGCTTGGAAAAAGGGTGAAACAGGGAACGATCTGGTAGACGCAGCAATGCGGCAGCTTAATGAGGTTGGCTTTATGCCTCACGCAGCCAGAGCTTTAGTAGCTCATTATTTAGTGGAGGACTTGGGTCTTAGCCATTTGCTTGGTGCCGCTTACTTTGAAGATAAATTGATTGATTACGGCCCTTCTTCCAACTATGGTAACTGGGCTCATATAGCGGGAGCAGGGAGTAGTTTGAAAGATAACGGCATTAAAGATGTAAAAAAAATGCAGGCAGCTTTTGATCCGAAAGGGGACTATGTAAAACGTTGGCTTTTTAAACAGAAAACACCCGTAAGCTAA